The Streptomyces sp. NBC_00569 genomic sequence CCGCGCCGCGGAGGCCGACGTGTCCCTGAGCAAGGCCGCCGAGCTGTACCAGCGGCTCCAGATCCGCACCGAACTCGCGCACTGTCACTGGATGCGCGGTTACGTCCACGCCCAGAACGGCCGACTCGCCGACGCGGAGAGCGAGTTGAGGACCGCGCGCGACATGCTGTCGGCCAAGCGGGCGGTGCTCTACACGACGCAGGTCGAGGTCGAGCTGGCCGACGTGCTGCGCCGCAGGGGCAGCAGCGACGAGGCGGCCGCGCTGCTGCGGGCCCTGCTCGGCGACCTGAACCCGGAGCGCGGCGCCGTCCACGCGGCGGGCGCACACCGGCTGCTCGGCATCATCGCGGAGGAGTCGGGGGCCGCGGGCGCCCCCGAGGGGAGCGGCCCGGTGACGGCGGCGGCGGAGGCCGCGGAGGAGCACTACGTCACCGCGCTGAGCCTGCTCGAACGGGCGGGCGCGGCGGGCGACCTGGCCGACCTGTGCCGTCTGCTCGGCGACCTCTACCGTCGCACGGGCCGTATCGACGCCGCCCTCGACACGTACCGCACGGGACTCGGACACCGCGCCGCGCCCGGCACCACGACCCTCGGACCGGCCCCTGCCGAGCCGCCCGTGTGACGGGTCAGGCCTTCGTCGCCTTCATCGCCTCGTCGCCCTGAGGGAGTACATGGCGGGGAAGTTATCCACAGGCTGGGGAACCTCACCGGCGGATTGTCGGCCGATGGAGGCACTATGGGGCCATGACTGAGAGCAACGGGGCCCCTCGCGGGGCGGGCGGCGGATCCATGCCGGACTGGGAGAAGCGCTTCCGTGCGCCGCGGGTGTCCCTGCCCGACTGGGCGGAGGACGCGCCGGACCGCTCGCTGTTCGTGTCGAACGCGACGGGGACGTACGAGCTGTACGCGTGGGACCGGACGACGGGCGAGCAGCGCAGAGCGACGGACCGGCCGAACGGGACGACGGACGGCCTCCTGTCCCCCGACGGCCAGTGGATCTGGTGGTTCAGCGACAAGGACGGGGACGAGTTCGGGGTCTGGCTGCGCCAGCCCTTCGGCGGGGGCGAAGACGTCCCCGCGGTGGACGGGCTCGAAGCCTCGTACCCGGCGGGCCTGGCCATCGGGAGGGACGGCTCGACGGCGGTCGTGGGCCGCTCCACGGACGAGGACGGCACGACGATCCATGTCGTCCGCGGCGGCGGCGCGCCCCAGGAGATCTACCGGCACCGCGAGTCGGCCGGCGTCGGCGACCTCTCGCACGACGGCAGCCTCATCGCCATCGAGCACACGGAGCACGGGGACGCCATGCATGCGGCGCTGCGCGTGGTGCGGCCCGACGGGACGACGGTCGCCGAGCTCGACGACACCAAGGGCGGTTCGCAGGAGCTGGGACTGGAAGTCCTGGGCTTCGCTCCGGTGGACGGGGACACCCGGCTCCTCGTCGGGCATCAGCGGCGCGGGCGCTGGGAGCCGATGGTGTGGGACGTGGCGTCGGGTGAGGAGACCGATCTCGCCCTCTACCTGCCCGGTGACGTCTCCGCCGAGTGGTATCCGGACGGCTCGGCGCTCCTGGTCGCACACAGCTTCGAGGCCCGCAGCGACCTGTGGCGATACGAGTTCGGCTCGAGCGCGCTGACCCGCGTCGAGACGCCGCCGGGCACGGTGTCGGGGGCGACGGCGCGGCCCGACGGCAGTGTGGAGTACCTGTGGTCGTCGGCCGCCGAGCCGTCGGTCGTCCGGTCCACGTCGGGCGGCGTGGTCCTCGATCCGCCCGGGCTCAAGGCGCCGGCGTCCGTGCCGGTGGAGGACGTGTGGGTCGAGGGACCCGGCGGCCGCATCCACGCCCTCGTCCAGAAGCCGGCGGGGGCCACGGGGCCGCTGCCCACCGTGTTCGAGGTGCACGGGGGGCCGACCTGGCACGACAGCGACTCGTTCGCGGCGGGCCCCGCGGCCTGGGTGGATCACGGGTACGCGGTGGTCCGGGTCAACTACCGGGGCTCGACCGGGTACGGGCGCGAGTGGACGGACGCGCTCAAGCACCGCGTCGGCCTCATCGAGCTGGAGGACGTCTCGGCGGTCCGCGAGTGGGCCGTGTCGTCCGGGCTCGCCGACCCGGACCGGCTCGTCCTCGCGGGCGGCTCGTGGGGCGGGTACCTCACGCTCCTCGGCGTCGGCACCCAGCCGGACGCCTGGGCGGTGGGCCTCGCGGCCGTGCCCGTCGCGGACTACGTCACGGCGTACCACGACGAGATGGAGGCCCTCAAGGCGCTGGACCGCACGCTGTTCGGCGGCACCCCGGAAGAGGTCCCCGACCGCTTCGCCGCGTCGTCCCCGCTGACGTACGTGGACGAGGTGAAGGCACCGGTCTACATCTCGGCGGGGGTCAACGACCCGCGGTGCCCGATCCGCCAGATCGACAACTATGTGGACCGGCTCGTGGCGCGCGGCGCCACGCATGAGGTGTACCGGTACGACGCGGGGCACGGTTCGCTCGTCGTGGAGGAGCGGATCAAGCAGGTGCGGCTGGAGCTGGACTTCGCGGCGCGGCATCTGAGCTGACGGACGCGGCGGCACTCCCGCGCGGGACCGGGCCCACCCCGCGGCCCGGCTCCTCGTGCGGGAGCCGTACCGTGGGGAGGGTGTACCGGTTCCTCCTGACCCCCCGGTGGTGGGGGATCAACGTGTTCGTCGTGCTCGCCATCCCCTTCTGCATCTTCATGGGCTCCTGGCAGCTCGGCCGCTTCGAGGACCGGGTGCAGGGCCACAAGGACGCCTCGGCGCAGTCGACGGCGAACGAGAAGGCCGCGCCCCGGCCGCTCGGCTCCCTGCTGCCCGTGGACCAGAAGACGTCCGGCAAGCGGGCCAGCGCGACCGGGCACTACGGCAAGCAGCTTCTGGTCCCCGACCGTGAACTCGACGGCAGGACCGGCTTCTACGTGGTGACGCTGCTGCGCACGGAGGGGGGCGCCGGCAAGGCGCTGCCCGTCGTACGTGGGTGGGTGCCCGGCGCGGCGAGCGCCGCGAAGGCTCCCGCGGCACCCCGGGGCGAGGTCACCGTCACCGGTGCGCTCCAGGCCTCCGAGAGCCCGGGCTCGGGCGGGGCTTCCGCCGCGGGGGGCCTGCCGGCCGGACAGCTCGGCGCGATCAGCGCGGCGTCCCTGGTGAACCTCGTCCCGTACGACGTCTACGACGCCTGGGTCACGCTCGACAAGGCGGACTCCGGGATGACGGCGGTACCGGCGACGGCGCCGCAGGGCAGCGGCCTCGACCTGAAGGCGTTCCAGAACCTGGGCTACACCGGCGAGTGGTTCGTCTTCGCGGGCTTCGTGGTCTTCATGTGGTTCCGCCTGCTGCGCCGCGAGGCGGAGTTCGAGCGGGACGCCGCGCTGGGACTCACGGAATCCGATGCGACCGGCACGGCCCCGGACGCGGCAGACGCCCCGGACGCGGCAGACACCCCCGAGCCCGCGAGCCCCGAGACCGCACGAGGCTAGTGCGGCACCGCAGGGAAGAGCCGTCGCGGCTGATCACCGCTGCGGCCGGCTGATCACCGTCCGGTCGAGAGGGCGAGGTGCCCCAGCACCTCGCCCACGTCTCACCGCGTCTCCGCGTCTCCCCGTGCCGGCATGAACCGGTCCCGCCCCTAAGACGCCGGCAGGACCCCCGTGCGGTACACCGTTCCGGCGCACGCGTTGGGGATCGTCGTGCTGGACGAGGGCGAGCCCGGTTCCGCCGTGTGGGAGACCGAGACGCTGCCGTCGGCCGTGGGGCCCTCCGCCACCATCTGCGTGGACAGACCGCTCTGCTCCGGGTTCGAGCCCGTCGCGTCGCCCGTGGTGCCGCCGGACGGGGTCGGGCTGGGCGACGCGTCGCCCCCGCCTCCCGTGGTCGGGCAGCTCGCGGACGGCACCCACGCGAAGCGGACCTCGTACGACATGCCCGGTTCGAGGATCAGCTGGCTGGGCTCCGTCGACGGATCGGGCAGCCCGGTCGCGGCGTCACCCGCCGTGTGGTCGACGACGTTGACCTTGGCCGGGTCGGCCGCGCCCTGGGCGAGGACGGAGACGGCGCCGGGGGCGTCCACCGAGCAGTTCGCGTGGGAGATGTTCGTGACGCGGAAGGAGCCGTAGACCTTGCCGCCCGCGTCGGCCGCGCCGAGGTTCGCCGGCGCGGCGCCGAGATCGGCCACCCCGCAGACCGGGGAGCTCGCGGCCGCCGTGCTCGCGGGATCAGGGCCGCCGGTGGCACCACCGCCCGCGCCCTTGCCCTTGTCGCCGGCCCTGCCCTTCTTGCCGTCCTTGTCCTTGGACTTGGACTTCCCCGAAGGGCTCCCTGTGCCGTTCTCGCCGCCGTCGGGGCCCTTCCCGGAGCCCGTACCGCCATGCGTCGCCTCGCTGTTGCCGGCGATGGACGGGTGGTCGTTCGACCCGCTCTGGCCCGTCACATGGACGAGCGCGGGGATCGCCGTGCCGATGAACAGGGCCGCGGCCGCCATACCGACGACGGCCTGCCGCTTGCGGGCCCGCCGGGCCGGCACGGCGCGGCGCAGATGGTCGAGCGTCCCGCTCTTCGGCTCGATCTCCTCCACGGCCTCGTGCAACAGGCGCCGCAGCGCCAGCTCGTCACCGCCGAGGGAGTCCAGGGGGTCGGGAGAGTCCGGGCCGCCCGCGGAGTCCGGGCGGCCGAAGGGATCCTCGGGACCGTCGAAAAGGCCGTCGTCCTGGCCGGGGCCGTGATTCACAGTTCCATCCCCGGATCCCACACGCCTGTTCTGCTCATCCCGATCATTGCGGTGCTTGTCGCTGCTCATGCCGGGGCCTCCATGGCGACGCGGAGCGCCGCTATGCCCCGGGATCCGTACGCCTTCACGGAACCGAGGGAGATACCCAGGGCATCCGCTACCTGCGCCTCGGTCATGTCCGCGAAGTAGCGCAGGACGAGGACCTCGCGCTGGCGGCGCTGGAGCCCGCGCAGCGCCTGCTTCAGCGCGTCGCGCTCAAGCAGGTCGTACGCGCCCTCCTCCGCGCTCGCCATGTCGGGCATCGGCTTCGTCAGAAGCTTCAGGCCGAGGATGCGGCGGCGCAGGGCGGAGCGCGAGAGATTCACGACCGTCTGCCGCAGATACGCGAGCGTCTTCTCGGGATCGCGCACTCTCTTGCGCGCGGAGTGGACCCGGATGAACGCCTCCTGCACGACGTCCTCGCAGGAGGCCGTGTCGTCCAGGAGCAGGGCCGCGAGACCGAGGAGCGACCGGTAGTGGGCGCGATAGGTCTCGGTCAGATGGTCGACCGTGGTGCCTGCTGCCATCGTCTCCTCAGCGCCTTCGCGCTGAGCGGGTATGCGGGCAGGCCGCGCTGCTGGCATGGGGGCGATCACCGGCATGCCGCCGGACGAACCGGACATCCGGGGACGCCGGGGCGGGCGAAGGGCTGCACCCCTCGCCTGAACCGCTGTGAAATCGAGTACCTCTGCCACGCCTGTTGGACACGCTTCCCCCCGTCAGGGTTGTACGCGACAGGCGTCCTGTTTGCGGCAGGCATCATCCATGACGCTGCGTCAAGTGCCCTCATGCGTACCTGCTCTTCCCCTATGCCCCAGTTTCCACTGGCGCCCCTAGGGCCTGTCTTCAAAGGGAGTTGATGGGGCATCATGTAGTGCATGGTGCGGCGG encodes the following:
- a CDS encoding S9 family peptidase: MTESNGAPRGAGGGSMPDWEKRFRAPRVSLPDWAEDAPDRSLFVSNATGTYELYAWDRTTGEQRRATDRPNGTTDGLLSPDGQWIWWFSDKDGDEFGVWLRQPFGGGEDVPAVDGLEASYPAGLAIGRDGSTAVVGRSTDEDGTTIHVVRGGGAPQEIYRHRESAGVGDLSHDGSLIAIEHTEHGDAMHAALRVVRPDGTTVAELDDTKGGSQELGLEVLGFAPVDGDTRLLVGHQRRGRWEPMVWDVASGEETDLALYLPGDVSAEWYPDGSALLVAHSFEARSDLWRYEFGSSALTRVETPPGTVSGATARPDGSVEYLWSSAAEPSVVRSTSGGVVLDPPGLKAPASVPVEDVWVEGPGGRIHALVQKPAGATGPLPTVFEVHGGPTWHDSDSFAAGPAAWVDHGYAVVRVNYRGSTGYGREWTDALKHRVGLIELEDVSAVREWAVSSGLADPDRLVLAGGSWGGYLTLLGVGTQPDAWAVGLAAVPVADYVTAYHDEMEALKALDRTLFGGTPEEVPDRFAASSPLTYVDEVKAPVYISAGVNDPRCPIRQIDNYVDRLVARGATHEVYRYDAGHGSLVVEERIKQVRLELDFAARHLS
- a CDS encoding SURF1 family protein; this encodes MYRFLLTPRWWGINVFVVLAIPFCIFMGSWQLGRFEDRVQGHKDASAQSTANEKAAPRPLGSLLPVDQKTSGKRASATGHYGKQLLVPDRELDGRTGFYVVTLLRTEGGAGKALPVVRGWVPGAASAAKAPAAPRGEVTVTGALQASESPGSGGASAAGGLPAGQLGAISAASLVNLVPYDVYDAWVTLDKADSGMTAVPATAPQGSGLDLKAFQNLGYTGEWFVFAGFVVFMWFRLLRREAEFERDAALGLTESDATGTAPDAADAPDAADTPEPASPETARG
- a CDS encoding SigE family RNA polymerase sigma factor, which produces MAEVLDFTAVQARGAALRPPRRPRMSGSSGGMPVIAPMPAARPARIPAQREGAEETMAAGTTVDHLTETYRAHYRSLLGLAALLLDDTASCEDVVQEAFIRVHSARKRVRDPEKTLAYLRQTVVNLSRSALRRRILGLKLLTKPMPDMASAEEGAYDLLERDALKQALRGLQRRQREVLVLRYFADMTEAQVADALGISLGSVKAYGSRGIAALRVAMEAPA